The following are encoded in a window of Flavobacterium psychrotrophum genomic DNA:
- a CDS encoding PepSY-associated TM helix domain-containing protein, producing MTKKKKRDFKHWVGKAHLVLGLASGLIVLLMAVTGCLFAFQEEITNAIRHDVMYVTPGKEQLPATVIWQKTQDALGPDMPLNSITLFNDPEMAVHSYAYKFNEGGFWYFTNLEYYYSVYTNPYTGEVLAMYDEGHNFFNVVKMLHWSLLISHPVGQQIIGWATFIFVAMLISGIILWWPKNKAARKQRLWFQWKDTTKWRRKNYDLHNILGFYASSVGLVLALTGMVWAFTWFQSTVYVVASLSITPPVPLVVKSTIAHADKDKAFNLAAVAVQQKYPEADYYSIGKPADSTAAIGMHVNLVKGTYYKHHHAYFDQYTGKFLAEENYKDDNMGEKVIGANYDIHVGAILGLPGKILAFTASLICSILPVTGFLIWRGRNKKTPKTTPVKK from the coding sequence ATGACTAAAAAGAAAAAGAGAGATTTTAAACACTGGGTTGGTAAGGCTCATTTAGTGCTCGGGCTTGCGTCAGGGCTTATTGTTTTATTAATGGCAGTAACAGGTTGCCTTTTTGCGTTTCAAGAAGAGATAACCAATGCCATTCGTCATGATGTTATGTATGTAACACCAGGCAAAGAGCAGTTGCCTGCTACTGTAATATGGCAAAAAACACAGGATGCCCTGGGGCCAGATATGCCGCTTAACAGCATTACGTTGTTTAACGACCCCGAAATGGCGGTGCATTCATATGCCTATAAGTTTAACGAAGGAGGCTTTTGGTACTTTACAAACCTGGAGTACTATTACTCTGTGTATACAAACCCTTATACAGGCGAAGTACTTGCAATGTATGATGAGGGGCACAACTTTTTTAATGTTGTAAAAATGCTGCACTGGAGCCTGCTGATAAGCCATCCCGTAGGGCAGCAAATCATTGGGTGGGCTACCTTTATTTTTGTAGCCATGCTAATTTCCGGCATTATATTATGGTGGCCAAAAAACAAAGCAGCACGAAAACAACGACTGTGGTTTCAGTGGAAAGATACTACTAAGTGGAGGCGTAAAAACTATGACCTGCACAATATACTGGGTTTCTATGCTTCATCAGTAGGGCTTGTTTTAGCGCTAACCGGTATGGTGTGGGCGTTTACATGGTTTCAGAGTACGGTATATGTTGTAGCCAGCCTAAGCATAACCCCACCGGTTCCGCTTGTTGTAAAATCTACAATTGCACATGCTGATAAGGATAAAGCTTTTAACCTTGCAGCGGTTGCTGTACAGCAAAAATATCCCGAAGCAGATTATTACAGTATAGGCAAACCTGCCGATAGTACTGCTGCCATAGGCATGCACGTAAACCTTGTAAAAGGCACATACTATAAGCACCATCATGCCTATTTTGATCAATATACAGGCAAATTTTTAGCCGAAGAAAATTATAAAGATGATAATATGGGCGAAAAGGTAATTGGTGCCAACTATGATATACATGTAGGCGCTATACTTGGATTACCCGGAAAAATACTGGCTTTTACCGCCAGCCTTATTTGCTCTATATTACCGGTAACCGGATTTTTAATATGGCGCGGGCGTAATAAGAAAACACCTAAGACAACACCGGTAAAGAAGTAA
- a CDS encoding efflux RND transporter permease subunit — MKIAEISIKRPTLIIVLFTILTLGGLYSYSSLSYELIPKFEMNVITISTVYPGASPGEIENTVTKKVEDAVSSLEMVKKVESKSYESLSVVMVTLQPEANADYSLNDAQRKINAIEKDLPEDADPPSLVKFSLSDLPVVTLGATSKLDEVTFYDLLDKKIEPILSRVNGVAQVTLVGGEEREIQVNLDENKLKGFGLSIPQVQQIVLGSNLDFPTGSVKTRENSMLVRLAGKYRTVEEMRNLVISSKNGVQIRLGQVADVQDSQKEAEKIARVDGKSAIAIQITKQTDANAVQVSEDVQNIIKKIETDYAKEGLKLQVANDTSEFTLVAAEGVIHDLFIAVFLVAFVMLFFLHSLRNALIVMISIPASLIATFIGISLMGYTLNLMSLLGLSLVVGILVDDAIVVLENIYRHMEMGKSRIRAAYDGTAEIGFTVAAITLVIVVVFLPIAMSTGLVSNIITQFCVVVVIATLLSLVSSFTLIPWLSSRFGKLEHITGKNIFGKIILGFEKGLDIFTHWVTGILTWALENWKTKLASLGVAIALFVGSIMIAGNYVGGEFFAKLDRGQFMVQIELPKDASLEQTNLMLLKAENFLQGKKEVKSIITTVGQTSEGMAGSQSTAYKGEMTVTLVDEEHRTDNSFVYAAKTKLELQKVLVGAKIKTVPVSIMGGADEAPIALTVTGNDFESTYKWAEAAANELRKIPGASEVKLTSEAGSPEIDVKVDRDKMAALGLDLQTVGLTMQTAFNGNTDGKFRAGQYEYDINIRYGQYNRMNIDNVRNITFINSAGQEVKLSQFSEITEGSGPSLLERRDKSTSVTVQGQTVGRPVGSVVADWTAVFEKMERPSGVSYIWGGDMENQSEGFGTLGVALLAAIILVYLVMVALYDSFVYPFVVLFAVPLSFIGALLALALTNNTLNIFTILGIIMLIGLVCKNAILLVDFTNHRKEQGESTYHALIQANHARLRPILMTTIAMVFGMIPIALAKGGAAQMNNGLAWVIIGGLISSLFLTLIIVPVVYSIFDGLIRRFSKKDKIDYAAEMVADYEHRELSEDGFTAKH, encoded by the coding sequence GCTACGAGCTTATCCCTAAGTTTGAAATGAATGTAATTACCATCAGTACGGTATACCCTGGTGCATCGCCGGGTGAAATAGAAAATACCGTAACTAAAAAGGTAGAAGACGCGGTATCATCGCTGGAGATGGTAAAGAAAGTAGAATCTAAATCATACGAAAGCCTTTCGGTAGTAATGGTAACGCTTCAGCCAGAGGCAAATGCCGACTACTCGCTGAATGATGCACAGCGTAAAATAAACGCCATAGAGAAAGATTTACCTGAAGATGCAGATCCTCCGTCACTGGTAAAATTCTCCCTGAGCGACCTTCCGGTAGTAACCCTGGGTGCAACCAGTAAACTGGACGAGGTTACCTTTTATGACCTTCTTGATAAAAAGATCGAGCCTATACTTAGCCGTGTAAACGGTGTGGCACAGGTAACCCTTGTGGGTGGAGAAGAGCGTGAAATTCAGGTAAACCTTGACGAGAACAAGCTAAAAGGCTTTGGCCTTAGCATACCACAGGTACAGCAAATAGTACTGGGCAGTAACCTTGACTTTCCTACGGGTAGTGTAAAAACCCGCGAAAACAGTATGCTTGTGCGTCTTGCAGGTAAATACCGTACTGTAGAAGAAATGCGTAACCTGGTTATATCGAGCAAAAATGGTGTACAGATACGTCTTGGCCAGGTGGCCGACGTACAGGACAGCCAGAAAGAAGCAGAGAAAATAGCCCGTGTAGATGGCAAGAGTGCCATAGCAATACAAATTACCAAACAAACCGACGCTAACGCAGTACAGGTAAGTGAGGATGTACAGAACATCATCAAAAAAATTGAGACCGATTATGCTAAAGAAGGCCTTAAGCTTCAGGTAGCAAACGATACTTCTGAGTTTACACTGGTAGCTGCAGAAGGGGTAATACATGACTTGTTTATAGCGGTATTCCTGGTAGCGTTTGTAATGCTTTTCTTCCTGCACTCGTTGCGTAATGCGCTTATTGTAATGATATCTATCCCGGCATCGCTTATTGCTACGTTTATTGGTATATCGCTTATGGGCTATACCCTTAACCTTATGAGCTTACTTGGGCTTTCGCTTGTGGTAGGTATTCTCGTGGATGACGCGATCGTGGTACTTGAAAACATTTACCGCCACATGGAAATGGGCAAAAGCCGTATTCGTGCCGCTTATGACGGTACTGCCGAAATTGGCTTTACGGTAGCAGCCATTACGCTGGTTATTGTGGTGGTGTTCCTGCCTATAGCCATGAGTACAGGCCTTGTAAGTAACATTATTACACAGTTCTGTGTGGTGGTGGTTATTGCTACATTACTATCGTTAGTATCATCATTTACGCTTATACCTTGGCTTTCATCACGTTTTGGTAAGCTCGAGCACATTACCGGAAAAAATATCTTTGGTAAAATTATCCTTGGTTTTGAAAAAGGCCTTGACATCTTTACACATTGGGTAACCGGCATCCTTACATGGGCACTTGAAAACTGGAAAACAAAACTTGCCAGCCTGGGTGTAGCCATAGCCTTGTTTGTAGGGTCTATAATGATTGCCGGCAATTATGTAGGTGGAGAATTCTTCGCCAAGCTGGACAGGGGACAATTCATGGTTCAGATAGAGCTTCCTAAAGATGCATCGCTGGAACAGACCAACCTGATGTTGCTTAAAGCAGAAAATTTCCTTCAGGGTAAAAAAGAGGTTAAGAGTATCATTACTACCGTAGGCCAGACCAGCGAAGGTATGGCAGGTTCTCAAAGTACCGCTTACAAAGGTGAGATGACCGTAACACTTGTAGATGAGGAGCACCGTACAGACAACTCGTTTGTATATGCTGCCAAGACCAAACTGGAACTTCAAAAAGTACTGGTAGGTGCTAAGATAAAAACCGTACCGGTAAGTATAATGGGTGGTGCAGATGAAGCGCCGATAGCCCTTACTGTAACGGGTAACGATTTTGAAAGCACGTATAAATGGGCTGAAGCTGCTGCTAACGAGCTAAGAAAAATACCGGGAGCATCTGAAGTAAAACTAACATCTGAAGCGGGTTCGCCGGAAATTGATGTTAAGGTAGACCGCGATAAGATGGCTGCCCTTGGGCTTGACCTTCAAACAGTAGGTTTAACCATGCAAACGGCCTTTAACGGTAATACCGATGGTAAATTCCGCGCGGGGCAGTATGAGTACGATATTAACATTCGTTACGGACAATATAACCGTATGAACATAGACAACGTGCGTAATATAACCTTTATAAACAGTGCCGGACAGGAAGTAAAACTAAGCCAGTTCTCTGAAATTACCGAAGGCTCTGGGCCAAGCTTACTTGAAAGGCGCGACAAGAGTACATCGGTTACGGTACAGGGACAAACTGTTGGCCGCCCGGTAGGTAGCGTTGTTGCTGACTGGACCGCAGTGTTCGAAAAAATGGAGCGCCCGTCTGGTGTGAGTTATATTTGGGGTGGTGATATGGAAAACCAAAGCGAAGGTTTCGGTACACTGGGTGTGGCACTACTTGCTGCTATTATATTGGTTTACCTTGTTATGGTGGCGCTGTACGACAGCTTTGTGTATCCGTTTGTGGTATTGTTTGCGGTACCGCTATCATTCATTGGTGCGCTACTTGCCCTGGCACTTACAAATAATACGCTAAACATCTTTACCATACTTGGTATCATCATGCTTATTGGTCTGGTATGTAAGAATGCGATTCTGCTTGTAGACTTTACCAACCACCGTAAAGAACAGGGCGAAAGCACGTACCATGCGCTTATACAGGCTAACCACGCCCGTCTTCGTCCGATTCTTATGACCACAATAGCGATGGTTTTTGGTATGATACCAATTGCGCTTGCAAAAGGTGGTGCAGCACAAATGAACAACGGACTTGCGTGGGTAATTATAGGTGGTCTTATCAGTTCGCTATTCCTTACTCTTATTATAGTTCCTGTAGTATACTCTATTTTTGACGGCCTTATTCGCCGTTTCTCTAAAAAAGATAAAATAGACTATGCTGCAGAAATGGTAGCCGACTACGAACATCGCGAATTAAGCGAAGACGGCTTTACCGCTAAGCACTAA
- a CDS encoding TlpA family protein disulfide reductase, whose protein sequence is MKKFLALLMFASVALHAQADKVKFSAVIKNPNSDSLVIRSRTFSKVLKTKKPGIFNSSFAIETGFYQIFDGTEQTSLFLKNGYDIAVTLDAKQFDETITYKGKGQKENNILAKLAIDMERLSESIANATPEEQNKAITAKLDEFNALLKDQNLDQTFRTAMEQQIQGQKQQLEMMAQQAALVSKLKGQPSPLFNYENHKGGTTKLESLKGKYVYIDVWATWCGPCRQEIPFLQKVEERYHGKNIEFVSISIDVAKDHEKWKKFVTDKSLGGIQLFADADWKSAFTQAYGINSIPRFLLIDPQGNVVDADAKRPSDPALQTQLDGLVK, encoded by the coding sequence ATGAAAAAATTCCTGGCATTATTAATGTTCGCCTCTGTAGCGCTACATGCCCAGGCAGACAAAGTAAAATTTTCTGCCGTTATAAAAAACCCAAACAGCGACTCGCTTGTAATACGCTCACGCACTTTTAGTAAGGTGCTTAAAACTAAAAAACCGGGAATCTTTAACAGTAGCTTTGCTATAGAAACCGGTTTTTACCAAATTTTTGATGGTACTGAGCAAACATCCCTGTTCCTTAAAAATGGTTATGATATTGCCGTTACACTTGATGCCAAGCAATTTGATGAAACCATTACCTATAAAGGTAAAGGCCAAAAGGAAAATAACATTCTTGCGAAGCTTGCCATTGATATGGAACGATTAAGCGAAAGCATTGCAAACGCCACACCGGAAGAGCAAAATAAAGCCATTACCGCAAAACTGGACGAGTTTAATGCGCTGCTTAAAGACCAAAACCTGGATCAAACTTTCCGCACGGCTATGGAACAACAAATACAAGGCCAGAAACAACAGCTGGAAATGATGGCACAGCAGGCCGCCCTTGTAAGTAAACTAAAAGGCCAGCCATCGCCTTTATTTAACTACGAAAACCACAAAGGCGGTACTACTAAACTGGAGTCGCTTAAAGGCAAATATGTTTACATAGACGTTTGGGCTACATGGTGCGGCCCATGCAGGCAGGAAATACCTTTTCTTCAAAAAGTTGAGGAGAGATACCATGGTAAAAACATTGAGTTTGTAAGCATCTCTATAGATGTTGCTAAAGACCACGAAAAATGGAAAAAATTTGTAACTGATAAGAGCCTTGGTGGCATACAGCTATTTGCGGATGCCGACTGGAAATCTGCGTTTACACAAGCATATGGCATTAACAGCATACCACGCTTTTTACTAATAGACCCACAGGGTAATGTAGTAGATGCCGATGCTAAAAGGCCAAGCGACCCTGCACTACAGACACAGCTTGACGGACTTGTTAAATAA
- a CDS encoding toxin-antitoxin system YwqK family antitoxin: MKKIIVAGFLLVAGVLSAQSVKPSHSIENNIIKSTYYYDNGNIKQTGFYKDGKLTGAWVSYNEDGTKQSIGEYENGKKSGKWFFWTGKTLTEVNYADSRVAEVKKWNQEAVAANK; this comes from the coding sequence ATGAAAAAGATTATAGTTGCCGGATTCCTGCTTGTTGCAGGTGTGTTATCAGCCCAAAGCGTTAAACCTTCACACTCTATAGAGAACAATATAATTAAAAGCACGTATTACTATGACAACGGTAATATCAAGCAAACCGGATTTTATAAAGATGGTAAGCTTACAGGTGCGTGGGTATCGTATAACGAAGATGGTACCAAACAAAGCATAGGCGAATACGAAAACGGCAAGAAATCTGGCAAGTGGTTTTTCTGGACAGGAAAAACACTTACTGAAGTTAACTATGCCGACAGCAGGGTTGCAGAAGTAAAAAAATGGAACCAGGAAGCTGTAGCCGCTAATAAATAA
- a CDS encoding TlpA family protein disulfide reductase → MKKFILLAITCWVSGFAQDTPLNFKGYIKNNHADSVAVTSIKGTWRKAFAINPEGRFEGTVQEGMGTFYILYGEKEIPVFLKNDSETMLTADAADFDGTLLFEGKGEKENNFLAQMQRDKNNLIIKAGANEGINIEEETAKLIDGWKERLKDKDLAYMFRSSVQFKLTQIDSRSLPAEIEKQVKAKQLTGQPSPTFKYDDYRGRSHTLKDFKGKYVYIDVWATWCGPCLKEIPNLQIIEERYKGKKVAFVSISVDEEKDHDKWKNLVTSKQMGGTQLLADKAWKSDFITAYGINSIPRFILIGPNGNVVDADAKRPGDPELVKQLDKILGLKK, encoded by the coding sequence ATGAAGAAGTTTATATTACTTGCCATTACCTGCTGGGTTTCGGGATTTGCCCAGGATACTCCCCTTAACTTTAAAGGCTACATAAAAAACAACCATGCTGACTCGGTTGCCGTAACAAGCATAAAAGGTACATGGCGCAAAGCCTTTGCTATAAACCCAGAAGGCAGGTTTGAAGGCACCGTGCAGGAGGGCATGGGTACTTTTTATATTTTATATGGAGAAAAGGAGATTCCGGTTTTCCTGAAAAATGACTCTGAAACTATGCTTACCGCAGATGCTGCCGACTTTGACGGTACACTTTTATTTGAAGGGAAAGGCGAAAAAGAAAACAACTTTCTGGCACAAATGCAACGGGATAAAAACAACCTCATTATAAAAGCAGGAGCTAACGAGGGTATCAATATTGAAGAAGAGACGGCTAAGCTTATTGATGGGTGGAAAGAACGCCTTAAAGACAAAGATCTCGCCTATATGTTCAGGAGTTCTGTACAGTTTAAACTAACCCAGATAGATTCGCGCAGCCTGCCTGCCGAAATAGAAAAGCAGGTTAAAGCTAAACAACTAACGGGGCAGCCATCTCCCACTTTTAAATATGACGATTACAGAGGCAGGAGCCATACACTGAAAGACTTTAAAGGCAAATATGTATATATAGATGTGTGGGCTACCTGGTGTGGCCCCTGTTTAAAAGAGATACCTAACCTGCAAATTATAGAAGAACGCTATAAGGGCAAAAAAGTAGCTTTTGTAAGCATTAGTGTAGACGAAGAAAAAGACCATGATAAGTGGAAGAACCTTGTAACCTCTAAGCAAATGGGCGGTACACAATTATTAGCAGACAAAGCCTGGAAGTCTGATTTTATAACTGCTTATGGCATTAATTCAATTCCGAGGTTTATACTTATAGGCCCTAATGGCAATGTTGTTGATGCTGATGCAAAACGCCCCGGCGACCCAGAACTCGTTAAGCAGCTCGACAAAATTTTAGGCTTAAAAAAGTAA
- a CDS encoding TonB-dependent receptor has translation MNTTILKKLLTLLVLLCGISSWAQDRGAVRGTIVLSGNTPAESISIALKNTAYGSVTNAKGYYEIKNVKPGSYTIRISAVGIKPVEENITVAAGETVAKDFTLSESQEELNEVIINGGYNRYAKQESATSSRIPLTNLENAQVYNVVTKELMADQLITNQDDALKNVPGVYQLWGSTGRAGDGGSYFASRGFVTQALVRNGIAGTVIANNDAANLETIEAIKGPSATLFGSVLTSYGGLINRVTKKPYDKFGGEVSLLSGSYGNNRATVDINTPLNAEKTVLFRLNAASTKYEGWQDTGSSKSTFFAPSFTFKLNDRLTATLEGEFFNQDASGMQIVYLDFTKTPSEIGLHNAKDLDYNFKRSLLGSDFITETRSRNFFGTVNYKISDSWTSQSVITSANNEAEGPGAWLYLLSPTQMSRNAWGFEGSSNAIEFQQNFTGDFNIGNMRNRVVIGGDIYHIKGYTNITYLPGFQYLYDVIDYNAPAANYSAFNQNTIQNLLDGSDSYYRSATNYSVHSAYLNDVLNITPNFILSAGVRFDNYENRGSYDPASDTTAGAFSQNAFSPKFGAVYQIIKDQVSVFANYQNSFRNVVNPNAGMNNPDLNNATLKPEHANQFEAGVKVNAFNNRLGANISYYNILVEDIVRNVYVGTLTNYIQDGSQRSEGFEAEVTATPIDGLNIRLGYAYNDAVLNGLRPTTAGPQNLANFWISYKLPAETIDGLGIGFGGNYGGSTLIYNQYNAGVRDTFALPEYTVLNASIFYERPKYRITLKGNNITDELYFNGYTTINVQAPRNFAGSITYKF, from the coding sequence ATGAACACAACAATCCTTAAAAAACTTTTGACCTTACTGGTACTGCTTTGCGGTATAAGTAGTTGGGCACAAGATCGTGGTGCTGTAAGAGGTACAATTGTACTTAGTGGCAACACTCCGGCAGAGAGTATCTCTATAGCCCTTAAGAATACAGCTTACGGCTCTGTAACTAATGCTAAAGGTTATTATGAAATAAAGAATGTAAAACCGGGTAGCTATACCATCCGTATTTCTGCGGTAGGTATTAAACCGGTAGAAGAAAACATAACTGTGGCGGCAGGAGAAACTGTAGCTAAAGATTTTACCCTTAGCGAAAGCCAGGAAGAGCTTAACGAAGTAATTATTAACGGCGGTTATAACCGCTATGCCAAGCAGGAAAGTGCTACATCATCGCGCATACCACTTACAAACCTGGAAAATGCACAGGTATATAACGTGGTTACTAAAGAGCTTATGGCAGACCAGCTGATAACAAATCAGGATGACGCGCTTAAAAATGTACCAGGTGTTTATCAGCTATGGGGTTCTACAGGCCGTGCCGGCGACGGAGGTTCTTATTTTGCATCGCGTGGTTTTGTAACACAGGCACTGGTGCGCAATGGCATTGCCGGTACTGTTATAGCAAATAACGATGCGGCTAACCTTGAGACTATTGAGGCTATAAAGGGGCCATCTGCCACACTTTTTGGCAGCGTGCTTACATCTTATGGTGGGCTTATAAACCGTGTTACTAAAAAACCATACGACAAATTTGGTGGCGAGGTTAGCCTGCTTAGCGGCAGCTATGGTAACAACAGGGCTACAGTAGATATTAACACACCTCTAAATGCAGAAAAAACAGTTTTGTTCCGCTTAAATGCGGCTTCTACAAAATATGAAGGCTGGCAGGATACGGGCTCAAGCAAAAGCACATTTTTTGCACCTTCATTTACATTTAAGCTTAACGACCGCCTTACCGCTACCCTTGAAGGAGAGTTCTTTAACCAGGATGCCAGCGGTATGCAAATTGTTTACCTGGACTTTACAAAAACACCTTCAGAAATAGGCCTCCACAATGCTAAAGATCTTGATTATAACTTTAAGCGTTCGCTACTTGGCAGCGACTTTATAACAGAGACAAGAAGCCGTAACTTTTTTGGTACGGTAAATTATAAAATATCAGACAGCTGGACATCGCAGTCGGTTATAACATCGGCTAATAACGAGGCAGAAGGACCGGGCGCATGGCTGTACCTTTTATCGCCTACCCAAATGTCGCGTAATGCATGGGGCTTTGAAGGCTCATCTAACGCTATTGAATTCCAGCAGAATTTTACCGGCGATTTCAATATTGGGAACATGAGGAACCGTGTAGTTATTGGTGGCGATATATACCATATTAAAGGTTACACAAACATTACTTACCTTCCGGGTTTCCAGTACCTGTATGATGTAATAGACTATAATGCCCCGGCAGCAAATTATAGTGCATTTAACCAGAATACAATACAGAATCTTTTAGATGGTTCTGATTCTTATTACAGAAGTGCTACGAACTACAGTGTGCACAGTGCTTACCTAAACGATGTGCTTAATATTACGCCAAACTTTATACTTTCGGCGGGTGTACGTTTTGATAATTATGAAAACAGAGGGTCTTACGATCCTGCAAGCGATACTACAGCGGGTGCATTTTCTCAAAATGCATTTTCTCCAAAATTCGGAGCAGTATACCAGATCATAAAAGACCAGGTATCTGTATTTGCAAACTACCAGAATAGCTTTAGGAATGTTGTTAACCCTAACGCAGGTATGAACAACCCTGACCTTAACAACGCTACCCTTAAGCCGGAACATGCTAACCAGTTTGAGGCAGGTGTTAAAGTTAATGCCTTTAATAACAGGCTTGGGGCTAACATAAGCTACTATAATATTCTTGTAGAAGATATAGTGCGCAATGTTTATGTGGGCACCCTTACAAACTACATACAGGATGGAAGCCAGAGAAGTGAAGGTTTTGAAGCAGAAGTTACAGCCACGCCAATAGACGGCCTTAACATAAGGCTGGGCTATGCTTATAATGATGCTGTTCTTAACGGCCTTCGCCCTACAACGGCAGGTCCGCAAAACCTGGCAAACTTCTGGATAAGCTACAAGCTTCCTGCAGAAACGATAGATGGCCTGGGTATTGGCTTTGGAGGTAATTATGGAGGATCTACTCTTATATACAATCAATACAATGCAGGTGTGAGAGATACTTTTGCCCTACCGGAATATACCGTGCTTAATGCATCAATATTTTATGAGAGGCCTAAATACAGAATTACACTAAAAGGTAATAATATTACTGATGAGCTTTATTTTAATGGCTACACTACAATAAATGTGCAGGCACCAAGAAATTTTGCAGGCAGTATTACTTACAAGTTCTAA